From a single Tachypleus tridentatus isolate NWPU-2018 chromosome 6, ASM421037v1, whole genome shotgun sequence genomic region:
- the LOC143253730 gene encoding coiled-coil domain-containing protein 42 homolog isoform X1, producing MNIGLEGYIKAKFENKINVKYPERDDKYLTNGTKLLEKKREISEVEDLLKQNKEEFKIKAKELEEKKKELNERENKLKDSFKKFDKFLEENDAKSAKALKKAEEEKESQKQKQKEIEKLKEDLALIQAKQKRLEENVAKYKIFNNFLEATVKSSEEFEEICDVISWYETLIETYQDLMNREQKYEDRIEEERNKMIKYTEEKQNEILQYNNKLAELQTRFDKAQNEAIKWESRWAHIKNTAAMKTLLLGQIRMATYNLFQTINQYIKTEVEMENTSEQLTEVQHFIKDWSEIVEEVQKQEKVSSTQPQLSYNT from the exons aAAGTATCCTGAACGTGATGATAAGTACCTTACAAATGGAACAAAGCTTCTagagaaaaaaagagaaatttcagAAGTTGAGGatttactgaaacaaaataaagag gaatttaaaataaaagctaaAGAACTGgaggaaaaaaagaaagagttgAATGAACGAGAGAACAAGCTGAAAGATTCATTTAAAAAGTTTGACAAGTTTCTTGAG GAAAATGATGCTAAGAGTGCTAAAGCACTGAAAAAAGCTGAGGAAGAAAAAGAAAgtcaaaagcaaaaacaaaaggaaattgAAAA ACTTAAAGAAGACTTAGCCCTTATTCAAGCTAAACAGAAAAGACTTGAAGAAAATGTTGCTAAATATAAAATCTTTAACAACTTTTTGGAAGCCACTGTCAAATCATCTGAGGAG TTTGAAGAAATATGCGATGTGATTAGCTGGTATGAAACATTAATTGAAACATATCAG GACCTCATGAACAGAGAACAGAAGTATGAAGATCGGATAGAAGAAGAacgaaataaaatgataaaatacacagag gagaaacaaaatgaaatacttcaatataataacaaattgGCAGAGTTGCAAACTAGATTTGACAAGGCCCAAAATGAAGCAATCAAATGGGAATCACGTTGGGCACACATAAAGAACACTGCAGCCATGAAAACCTTGCTACTGGGTCAAATCAGAAT GGCCACATATAACCTTTTCCAAACTATCAACCAATACATAAAGACCGAAGTTGAAATGGAGAACACATCTGAACAGTTAACCGAG GTGCAGCATTTTATAAAAGACTGGAGTGAAATCGTGGAAGAAgtgcaaaaacaagaaaaagtatcTTCAACTCAACCTCAACTGTCGTATAACActtaa
- the LOC143253730 gene encoding coiled-coil domain-containing protein 42 homolog isoform X2 produces MMERKYPERDDKYLTNGTKLLEKKREISEVEDLLKQNKEEFKIKAKELEEKKKELNERENKLKDSFKKFDKFLEENDAKSAKALKKAEEEKESQKQKQKEIEKLKEDLALIQAKQKRLEENVAKYKIFNNFLEATVKSSEEFEEICDVISWYETLIETYQDLMNREQKYEDRIEEERNKMIKYTEEKQNEILQYNNKLAELQTRFDKAQNEAIKWESRWAHIKNTAAMKTLLLGQIRMATYNLFQTINQYIKTEVEMENTSEQLTEVQHFIKDWSEIVEEVQKQEKVSSTQPQLSYNT; encoded by the exons ATGATGGAAAG aAAGTATCCTGAACGTGATGATAAGTACCTTACAAATGGAACAAAGCTTCTagagaaaaaaagagaaatttcagAAGTTGAGGatttactgaaacaaaataaagag gaatttaaaataaaagctaaAGAACTGgaggaaaaaaagaaagagttgAATGAACGAGAGAACAAGCTGAAAGATTCATTTAAAAAGTTTGACAAGTTTCTTGAG GAAAATGATGCTAAGAGTGCTAAAGCACTGAAAAAAGCTGAGGAAGAAAAAGAAAgtcaaaagcaaaaacaaaaggaaattgAAAA ACTTAAAGAAGACTTAGCCCTTATTCAAGCTAAACAGAAAAGACTTGAAGAAAATGTTGCTAAATATAAAATCTTTAACAACTTTTTGGAAGCCACTGTCAAATCATCTGAGGAG TTTGAAGAAATATGCGATGTGATTAGCTGGTATGAAACATTAATTGAAACATATCAG GACCTCATGAACAGAGAACAGAAGTATGAAGATCGGATAGAAGAAGAacgaaataaaatgataaaatacacagag gagaaacaaaatgaaatacttcaatataataacaaattgGCAGAGTTGCAAACTAGATTTGACAAGGCCCAAAATGAAGCAATCAAATGGGAATCACGTTGGGCACACATAAAGAACACTGCAGCCATGAAAACCTTGCTACTGGGTCAAATCAGAAT GGCCACATATAACCTTTTCCAAACTATCAACCAATACATAAAGACCGAAGTTGAAATGGAGAACACATCTGAACAGTTAACCGAG GTGCAGCATTTTATAAAAGACTGGAGTGAAATCGTGGAAGAAgtgcaaaaacaagaaaaagtatcTTCAACTCAACCTCAACTGTCGTATAACActtaa
- the LOC143253730 gene encoding coiled-coil domain-containing protein 42 homolog isoform X3, translating to MNIGLEGYIKAKFENKINVKYPERDDKYLTNGTKLLEKKREISEVEDLLKQNKEEFKIKAKELEEKKKELNERENKLKDSFKKFDKFLEENDAKSAKALKKAEEEKESQKQKQKEIEKLKEDLALIQAKQKRLEENVAKYKIFNNFLEATVKSSEEDLMNREQKYEDRIEEERNKMIKYTEEKQNEILQYNNKLAELQTRFDKAQNEAIKWESRWAHIKNTAAMKTLLLGQIRMATYNLFQTINQYIKTEVEMENTSEQLTEVQHFIKDWSEIVEEVQKQEKVSSTQPQLSYNT from the exons aAAGTATCCTGAACGTGATGATAAGTACCTTACAAATGGAACAAAGCTTCTagagaaaaaaagagaaatttcagAAGTTGAGGatttactgaaacaaaataaagag gaatttaaaataaaagctaaAGAACTGgaggaaaaaaagaaagagttgAATGAACGAGAGAACAAGCTGAAAGATTCATTTAAAAAGTTTGACAAGTTTCTTGAG GAAAATGATGCTAAGAGTGCTAAAGCACTGAAAAAAGCTGAGGAAGAAAAAGAAAgtcaaaagcaaaaacaaaaggaaattgAAAA ACTTAAAGAAGACTTAGCCCTTATTCAAGCTAAACAGAAAAGACTTGAAGAAAATGTTGCTAAATATAAAATCTTTAACAACTTTTTGGAAGCCACTGTCAAATCATCTGAGGAG GACCTCATGAACAGAGAACAGAAGTATGAAGATCGGATAGAAGAAGAacgaaataaaatgataaaatacacagag gagaaacaaaatgaaatacttcaatataataacaaattgGCAGAGTTGCAAACTAGATTTGACAAGGCCCAAAATGAAGCAATCAAATGGGAATCACGTTGGGCACACATAAAGAACACTGCAGCCATGAAAACCTTGCTACTGGGTCAAATCAGAAT GGCCACATATAACCTTTTCCAAACTATCAACCAATACATAAAGACCGAAGTTGAAATGGAGAACACATCTGAACAGTTAACCGAG GTGCAGCATTTTATAAAAGACTGGAGTGAAATCGTGGAAGAAgtgcaaaaacaagaaaaagtatcTTCAACTCAACCTCAACTGTCGTATAACActtaa